A DNA window from Engystomops pustulosus chromosome 6, aEngPut4.maternal, whole genome shotgun sequence contains the following coding sequences:
- the LOC140065273 gene encoding chemerin-like receptor 1 has translation MVMNGTMSNSVNNNSHEVHVNVTSVEDNIQYSLKIFQITIFSLVCFLGTIGNGLVIWFCLIRMEKTVNVIWFLNLAIADFTFAMSLPFIVTSMVLDYHWPFGDFMCRFIWFLFFLNMATSVLQLMVISLDRCVSVVFPVWCHNYRTRRLALVVVLIIWVISATLTLPSYIFRRTVGNDGIACITYYGKTWVPMMRFILFFLVPFIIIISCYVTIVLRIKDKTIIKSSKPFRLIITVVTSFFVCWFPYHFSVLFGIYGTKNNFSKFGNPVSVDLMLFNSCINPILYVFIGRDFKQKFCGSFQAMLEKAFTEDLDKTDFKKSQHRSYFRGSVASKDNILM, from the coding sequence ATGGTCATGAATGGGACCATGAGTAACTCGGTGAATAATAACAGCCATGAAGTCCATGTTAATGTTACCTCGGTAGAGGACAATATTCAATACAGTCTCAAAATTTTCCAAATAACGATCTTCTCATTAGTTTGTTTCCTGGGTACCATAGGGAATGGCTTGGTCATCTGGTTCTGTCTCATCAGAATGGAGAAGACCGTCAATGTGATCTGGTTCCTTAATCTGGCCATAGCTGATTTCACTTTTGCAATGTCTTTACCTTTTATAGTTACAAGCATGGTACTTGATTATCATTGGCCCTTTGGAGACTTTATGTGTAGGTTCATCTGGTTTTTATTCTTCCTCAATATGGCCACCAGTGTCCTCCAGCTCATGGTCATCAGTCTAGACCGTTGTGTCAGTGTCGTATTCCCGGTGTGGTGTCACAACTACCGTACAAGAAGATTGGCTTTGGTCGTAGTCCTGATTATTTGGGTTATTTCTGCGACTTTAACTTTACCTTCCTACATCTTCAGACGTACAGTTGGTAACGATGGCATCGCATGCATCACTTATTATGGTAAGACTTGGGTACCGATGATGAGATTTATCCTGTTCTTCCTGGTTCCATTCATTATTATCATCTCGTGTTACGTGACCATTGTGTTGCGTATAAAAGACAAAACCATCATCAAATCTTCGAAGCCTTTTAGGCTCATCATCACCGTGGTCACCTCTTTCTTTGTTTGTTGGTttccgtatcatttctctgttctTTTTGGAATATATGGCACTAAAAATAACTTCTCGAAATTTGGAAATCCCGTTTCTGTCGATCTGATGCTTTTCAATAGTTGTATTAATCCCATTCTCTACGTGTTCATTGGTCGGGATTTCAAACAAAAGTTCTGCGGCTCTTTCCAGGCTATGTTGGAGAAGGCCTTCACAGAAGACTTGGATAAGACTGATTTCAAGAAGAGTCAACATCGTAGCTACTTTAGGGGCTCAGTAGCATCCAAGGATAACATTCTTATGTGA